The following DNA comes from Serpentinimonas raichei.
ATCTGCACGATTTCGCGGCTGGTGGTGCCGCGCACGATCGAGTCATCGACCAGCAGCACGCGCCGGCCCTTGAACTCGCTGCCGATCACGTTGAGCTTTTGCCGCACCGATTTTTTGCGCACCGCCTGCCCTGGCATGATGAAGGTGCGCCCGACGTAGCGGTTTTTCACGAAACCTTCGCGGTAGGGTTTGTCGAGCAACTGCGCCAACTGGGTTGCCGCCGGCCGGCTCGATTCGGGGATCGGGATCACCACATCAATCTCGTCCAGCGGCACCAGCAGGCGCAGGCGCTCGGCCAGCGTGTGGCCCATATTGAGCCGCGCCTGATAGACCGAGATGCCGTCGAGCGTGGAGTCGGGCCGGGCCAGATAGACGTACTCGAACACGCAGGGGTAGTGGCGCGGCTGGGCGGCGCACTGGCGCGACTGGATCTGGCCATCGGAACCGATGAACACCGCCTCGCCGGGCGCGATGTCGCGCAAAAAATCGTGCCCGGTGCCTTCGAGCGCCACCGACTCGCTGGCCACCATGATGGTGCCGTCTTTGCCGCGCCCGATGCACAGCGGCCGGATGCCAAAGGGGTCGCGAAAGGCCAGCAGGCCGTGCCCAGCAATGAGCGCGACCACCGCGTACGAGCCCTGCAAGCGCAGGTGCGTGGCGGCCACCGCCTCGAACAGGGCCTCGGTGCTCCAGGCACCGTGCTGCCCGGCGCGACCGATCTCGTGCGCCAGCACGTTGAGCAGCACCTCGGAGTCGCTGTCGGTGTTGATGTGGCGGTGGTTGCGCTCGACCATGTCGGCCCGCAGCGCCTGCGCGTTGGTCAGGTTGCCGTTGTGCGCCATCACGATTCCAAAGGGCGCGTTGACGTAGAAGGGCTGCGCTTCTTCCTCGCTGTAGGCGTTGCCCGCCGTGGGGTAGCGCACCTGCCCCACACCGTGGTTGCCCGGCAGGGCGCGCATGTTGCGCGTGCGAAACACATCGCGCACCATGCCCTTGGCCTTGTGCATGAAGAACTTGCGCCCCTGCTCGGTGACGATGCCGGCGGCATCTTGGCCGCGATGCTGCAGCAGCAGCAAGGCGTCATAGAGCAACTGATTGACTGGTGCCGTGCTGGCAACGCCTACGATTCCACACATACGACGAGTCCTGTTTTTATCAAGGGAAATGGGCTGCCAACCAAGCTGGCATCAGGCCTTCGAGCGCAGCCAAGCCGTCGTAGAGCCCAGCGGCCCCAACCGACTGCTGCCATTCGGGGTGCTGGTGCAGCGGGGTCAGGTGCAGCAAAAGGGTGAAGGCCAGCAAAATCACCAGGCCGCGCAGCAGGCCAAAGGCGGCCCCCAGCGTGCGGTCGATCGGGCGCAAGCCCACCTGCTCGACGCCTTTCTTGATCAGCCACGCCAACAACCCGCCGACAAACACGGTGGCGATAAACACCAGCGCAAATCCGATCGCAAAGGGCAAGGGCGGGTCGAGCTCGGCCAGCGGCAACCAAGCGGCGGCCTCGTCGGCCCACCACTGCGCCAGAATGAAGGCCGCCACCCAAGCCGCGAGCGACAACACCTCGTACACCAGCCCGCGCCAAGCCCCGATCAGCAACGAAGCCAGCAGCAGCAGCAGCAAAAAAATATCGACTGCGGCCATCGCTCATAGCACGAGGATGGAAGCGGGCAAGCCAAGCTGGCGCACCCGCTCGGCAGCGCGTTCGGCCTCGGCGCGGCTATCGAAGGGCCCCAGCCGCACGCGGGTGCGCGGGCCGTCGGAAGTTTGGGCCACCTGGGTGTAGGTGACTAGGCCAGCCCGCTCCAGCCGCTGGCGCACCTCGCGCACGCGGGCCGGGTCTTCGAAGGCACCGACTTGCACCACCAGCCGCTGCGCCGCCGCTGGGCTGCGCCCCTCCAGGATGGCTTGGGCACGGGAGGCATCGGTGGGCGCTGGCGCGGCAGGGGTAGCCGGTGCCGCTGGCACGGGAGGGGCGGAGGGGGCAGCCGGAGCGGCTGGACGGACAGGGGCCGCTGGTGCAGGCGCCGCCGCTGGCGTGGCAGGACTGGGCGCCGCCGCAGCGGGGGCTGCAGGCGCTGCAGGCGCTGCAGGCGTAGGGGGCTCAGCCGGTGCAACCACGGGGGCAGGAGCAGGCGGCTGCACGGGCAAAGGCGCCCCCAGCTGCCGATCCGGGATTTCGATGGCGATGTCCACCGGCACCGGGCGCGGCTGGGTATCGAACAGCAGGGGCAAGCCGATCACCCCCGCCAGCACCAAAATGGTGGCCCCGATCAGGCGCTGGCGCGAACGCCGACGCAAGGTTTCGATGGTGGTCGGCGGGGCCGGGGCGTTGGCACCGCTGCCGCCTGAACGCAGTTTGAACATGGGCCGCTGTTACACCGTGGGTTGCAAAAAATCGGGTTCCATCGCGCCCAGCCGGCCCGAAGAAATGGCTGGTCTACCGTTCAAGTCGGCAGGTGTGGGGCCGCCAAACGCGGCACACCGTGCTCCAGCACTGCCCCCACCGTGAGGAAAGACCCGAAGACCACGATTCTATCAGCCGGGTCGGCGGCCGCGTGCGCCGCCGCCAAGGCCGCCAACGCATCCGCATGGGTGCTGGCGCTGCCGCCCGGGCGCTGCGGCAGCGCTTGCCACTGCGCCAGCAAATCGACCGCCTTGGCGGCGCGCGCGCCGGGCAAGTCGGTGAAATACCAGCCGTCCACCAGCGCGCCGGCGCGCTCCAGCATGGGGGCGAGGTCTTTGTCGGCCATGGCCCCAAACACCGCGTGGGTGCGCGGGAAGTAGCCTTGGGCGTCGAGGTTTTGCACCAGCGCCGCCACCGAATGCGGGTTGTGCGCCACATCCAGCACCAGCGTGGGCTGCCCCGGCACGATCTGGAAGCGCCCCGGCCACTGCACCAGCGCCAGCCCGTTGCGCACCGCCTGCGCCGTGACCGGCAGGCGCAAATGCAGGGCCTCGATCGCTGCCAGCGCCCCGGCCGCGTTTTGCAACTGGTTGGCGCCGCGCAGCGCCGGATAGGCCAGCCCGCTGTAGCGCTTGCTGCGCCCGCTCCAGTTCCACTGCTGGCGGTCGCCGCTGAACTGAAAATCGACCCCGATCCGGCACGGCTCGGCCCCAATCTCCTGCGCGCGCGCCAGCACGCTCTGCGGCGGCAGCGGGTCGCTGACCACCACCGGGCGGCCGCTGCGCATCACGCCGGCTTTTTCGATCCCGATGGCTTCGCGGTTGGGGCCCAGAAACTCCATGTGGTCGAGGTCGATGCTGGTGATGATGGCGCAGTCGGCATCCCACAGATTGACCGCATCCAGCCGCCCGCCCATGCCAATTTCGAGCACCAGCACCTCGGGCTGCGCCGCCACCAGCGTCTGCACGATGGCCAGCGTGCTGAACTCGAAGTAGGTGAGTGATACCTCGGGCTGCCCGCCGCGCCCCAAGCGCGCGCGCTCGACTTCGGCAAACGCCGCCGCCAGCGCCGCCGCCGCCACCGGCTCGCCGCGCACCTGGGCGCGCTCCTCGAAGCGCACCAGGTGCGGCGAGGTGTAGAGCCCGGTGCGGTAGCCGGCATGGCGGTAGATCGATTCCAGCATGGCGCAGGTCGAGCCCTTGCCGTTGGTGCCCGCCACCGTGATGAGCGGGCACGGCGGCACGATGCCGCGCCCACCGTTCATGCGCTGCATCACGGTGCGCACGCGCTCCAAGCCCATTTCAATGCCCTTGGGGTGCAGGCGCTCGCTGTGGGCCAGCCAGCCTTCGAGGGTTTGGGGCAGCGGGCCGGCGGGGCTGTGGTGGGGGTCGATCATGGGTGACGGGTGTGCAAAGGGTCAAGGGGCATGGCGCTGGGGCTAAGGCCACACGATGGAGGAGATTGTCGCGCAAGGCGCGCTGCGGCCACGCACCGCAAAGCACCCGCCCTTGCTCCACTAGAATCAACCACACGCGCAGAGGTTCCAGCAGCCCCTTCGGATCGATCCGTGCTCTGGCAACCCCCAACAGCCCAACCACCCCGTACCCCATGAGCACCACCCAACTCGACGGCGTGACCGTCCAAACCCAGGCCAACGTCTATTTCGACGGCAAGTGCATCAGCCACAGCCTCACGCTGCCCGATGGCAGCAAAAAATCGATCGGCGTGATCCTGCCCGCCACCCTCACTTTCAACACCGGCGCGGCCGAAGTCATGGAATGCGTGGGCGGCGCCTGCGAGTACCTGCTGGCGGGCAGCAGCACCTGGCTGCCGTCCCAAGCCGGGGAGCGCTTCGCGGTGCCGGCGCAATCGAGCTTCCAGATTCGCGTCAGCGGCCAGCCCTACCACTACATCTGCCACTTTGCCTGAGCGCACCATGCCCACCATCCTGCAATCCCTGCCCGTCGGCCAGAAGGTCGGCATCGCCTTTTCGGGCGGACTCGACACCTCCGCCGCGCTGCTCTGGATGCAGCTCAAAGGCGCCCTGCCCTACGCCTACACCGCCCACCTCGGCCAGCCCGACGAAAGCGACTACGAGGCCATTCCGCGCAAGGCGCTGGCCTACGGGGCCCAGGCAGCGCGCCTGATCGACTGCCGCGCCCAGCTCGTGGCCGAAGGGCTGGCGGCGCTGCAAGCCGGGGCCTTTCACATCAGCACCGCCGGCAACACCTACTTCAACACCACGCCGCTCGGGCGCGCCGTCACCGGCACCCTGCTGGTGGCCGCCATGAAGGCCGACGAGGTGCACATCTGGGGCGACGGCAGCACCTTCAAGGGCAACGACATCGAGCGCTTCTACCGCTACGGCCTGCTCACCAACCCGGCGCTCAAAATCTACAAACCCTGGCTGGACCAGCGCTTCATCGACGAGCTCGGTGGCCGCACCGAAATGAGCGAGTTCCTGATCGCGCACGGCTTCGACTACAAAATGAGCGTAGAAAAAGCCTACAGCACCGACAGCAACCTGCTCGGTGCCACGCACGAGGCCAAAGACTTGGAGCAGCTCAGCTCAGGCATACGGATCGTGAACCCGATCATGGGCGTGCCGTTTTGGCGCGAAGACTGCGCCGTCAAGGCCGAAGAAGTCAGCGTGACTTTCGAAGAAGGGGTGCCGGTGGCCCTCAACGGCCAGCGCTTCGACTCGCTGGTGGCGCTGTTCGAGCAGGCCAACGCCATTGGCGGGCGCCACGGGCTGGGCATGAGCGACCAGATCGAAAACCGCATCATCGAAGCCAAGAGCCGCGGCATTTACGAAGCCCCCGGCATGGCGCTGCTGTTCATCGCCTACGAGCGCTTGCTCAGCGGCATCCACAACGAAGACACGATCGAGCAGTACCGCGACAACGGGCGCAAGCTCGGCCGCCTGCTCTACCAAGGGCGCTGGTTTGACCCGCAGGCGATCATGCTGCGCGAGGCGGCGCAGCGCTGGGTGGCGCGCCCGATCAGCGGCAGCGTCACGCTGGAGCTGCGCCGCGGCAACGACTACTCCATCCTCGACACCGAAAGCCACAACCTGAGCTACGCGCCCGAGCGCCTGAGCATGGAAAAAGTGGAAGACGCCCCGTTCAGCCCGGCCGACCGCATCGGCCAGTTGACGCTGCGCAACCTCGACATCTCCGACACCCGCGCCAAGCTCGGCATCTACGCCGACAGCGGCTTGCTGGCGCTGGGCCAGGGGGCGGATTTTTTGCGCTTGGGGCGCTGAAGTCACCCGGTGGGGGCGGCGCGCGGCGCCAGGCCGGCTCAGTTGGCAAAGGCCGCAATGCCGGTGATGGCCCGGCCGAGGATGAGGGCGTGAATGTCGTGCGTGCCCTCGTAGGTGTTGACGACCTCTAGGTTCACCAAGTGGCGAGCGACGCCGTATTCGTCGCTGATGCCGTTGCCGCCCATCATGTCGCGTGCGGTGCGGGCAATGTC
Coding sequences within:
- a CDS encoding CvpA family protein, giving the protein MAAVDIFLLLLLLASLLIGAWRGLVYEVLSLAAWVAAFILAQWWADEAAAWLPLAELDPPLPFAIGFALVFIATVFVGGLLAWLIKKGVEQVGLRPIDRTLGAAFGLLRGLVILLAFTLLLHLTPLHQHPEWQQSVGAAGLYDGLAALEGLMPAWLAAHFP
- a CDS encoding pyrimidine/purine nucleoside phosphorylase, which encodes MSTTQLDGVTVQTQANVYFDGKCISHSLTLPDGSKKSIGVILPATLTFNTGAAEVMECVGGACEYLLAGSSTWLPSQAGERFAVPAQSSFQIRVSGQPYHYICHFA
- the folC gene encoding bifunctional tetrahydrofolate synthase/dihydrofolate synthase encodes the protein MIDPHHSPAGPLPQTLEGWLAHSERLHPKGIEMGLERVRTVMQRMNGGRGIVPPCPLITVAGTNGKGSTCAMLESIYRHAGYRTGLYTSPHLVRFEERAQVRGEPVAAAALAAAFAEVERARLGRGGQPEVSLTYFEFSTLAIVQTLVAAQPEVLVLEIGMGGRLDAVNLWDADCAIITSIDLDHMEFLGPNREAIGIEKAGVMRSGRPVVVSDPLPPQSVLARAQEIGAEPCRIGVDFQFSGDRQQWNWSGRSKRYSGLAYPALRGANQLQNAAGALAAIEALHLRLPVTAQAVRNGLALVQWPGRFQIVPGQPTLVLDVAHNPHSVAALVQNLDAQGYFPRTHAVFGAMADKDLAPMLERAGALVDGWYFTDLPGARAAKAVDLLAQWQALPQRPGGSASTHADALAALAAAHAAADPADRIVVFGSFLTVGAVLEHGVPRLAAPHLPT
- a CDS encoding SPOR domain-containing protein; protein product: MFKLRSGGSGANAPAPPTTIETLRRRSRQRLIGATILVLAGVIGLPLLFDTQPRPVPVDIAIEIPDRQLGAPLPVQPPAPAPVVAPAEPPTPAAPAAPAAPAAAAPSPATPAAAPAPAAPVRPAAPAAPSAPPVPAAPATPAAPAPTDASRAQAILEGRSPAAAQRLVVQVGAFEDPARVREVRQRLERAGLVTYTQVAQTSDGPRTRVRLGPFDSRAEAERAAERVRQLGLPASILVL
- the purF gene encoding amidophosphoribosyltransferase; translation: MCGIVGVASTAPVNQLLYDALLLLQHRGQDAAGIVTEQGRKFFMHKAKGMVRDVFRTRNMRALPGNHGVGQVRYPTAGNAYSEEEAQPFYVNAPFGIVMAHNGNLTNAQALRADMVERNHRHINTDSDSEVLLNVLAHEIGRAGQHGAWSTEALFEAVAATHLRLQGSYAVVALIAGHGLLAFRDPFGIRPLCIGRGKDGTIMVASESVALEGTGHDFLRDIAPGEAVFIGSDGQIQSRQCAAQPRHYPCVFEYVYLARPDSTLDGISVYQARLNMGHTLAERLRLLVPLDEIDVVIPIPESSRPAATQLAQLLDKPYREGFVKNRYVGRTFIMPGQAVRKKSVRQKLNVIGSEFKGRRVLLVDDSIVRGTTSREIVQMAREAGATKVYMASAAPPVMYPNVYGIDMPTRDELVACGRTLEEVRQSIGCDALIYQSVEDMKRAVGSLNPALDGFEASCFDGVYVTGDISSADVGRLHAQRSGAEEDDACSSRLALPNSTDA
- the argG gene encoding argininosuccinate synthase produces the protein MPTILQSLPVGQKVGIAFSGGLDTSAALLWMQLKGALPYAYTAHLGQPDESDYEAIPRKALAYGAQAARLIDCRAQLVAEGLAALQAGAFHISTAGNTYFNTTPLGRAVTGTLLVAAMKADEVHIWGDGSTFKGNDIERFYRYGLLTNPALKIYKPWLDQRFIDELGGRTEMSEFLIAHGFDYKMSVEKAYSTDSNLLGATHEAKDLEQLSSGIRIVNPIMGVPFWREDCAVKAEEVSVTFEEGVPVALNGQRFDSLVALFEQANAIGGRHGLGMSDQIENRIIEAKSRGIYEAPGMALLFIAYERLLSGIHNEDTIEQYRDNGRKLGRLLYQGRWFDPQAIMLREAAQRWVARPISGSVTLELRRGNDYSILDTESHNLSYAPERLSMEKVEDAPFSPADRIGQLTLRNLDISDTRAKLGIYADSGLLALGQGADFLRLGR